Proteins co-encoded in one Garra rufa chromosome 21, GarRuf1.0, whole genome shotgun sequence genomic window:
- the plk4 gene encoding serine/threonine-protein kinase PLK4, whose amino-acid sequence MSVSIGDKIEDFKVLTLLGKGSFACVYRAKSVNTGLEVAIKMIDKKAMHKAGMVQRVINEVEIQCRLKHPSVLELYNYFEDSNYVYLVLEMCHNGEMSRYLKERKTSFTEEEARHFMHQIVKGMLYLHTHGIMHRDLTLSNLLLTTSMNIKIADFGLATQLKLPSEKHFTMCGTPNYISPEVATRSAHGLESDVWSLGCMFYAFLTGRPPFDTDTVKHTLNKVVLGEYQMPTHISAEAQDLIQQLLQKNPALRPSLSAVLDHPFMTQTGPTASKDSGSSDGGSIDSGIATISTASNATNSSSSRLQRKTRQIIGQPLPNRMAPIPSHSHHSTSSGFKSGQDWQPHLQDDLSRMGIGRVPMGADSGRPHSRYLRRAHSSDRSGAGHSNAPQDAELERCHSEEMLPGSGRLFPSTSSYRNVPHGYSEHGRLPSPPVKQPAKPGSSFSTSTHSIRSQMPDSHTQAWFSSDGPFKRPADLSSHSSTGSFHSGRGPAGTQTSCSDKPSGFHSQQQPNLFPHSNSGPCREDGFGSGHVSESQGYSDAQFLGPPLSKGKANTEKKEKVCPKKSFPPLCAARLKPIRQKTKNAVVSVLDSGEVCMELLKGQGAQERVKEVLRISCDGSMVTVYQPNEGKGFPVLDHPPSPPEDILICSYEDLPEKYWKKYQYATKFVQLVKSKTPKVTLYTKFAKCMLMENTPNADLEVCFYDGAKTHKTSEQMRVVEKNGKSYTVKGDVGLSGLSPECRLYMELSEEGHRMCLSLEAAISAEEQQSAKNTPFFPITIGRRPTNPAFSASQPQCSSDSGPAAPAEVAQVCLSPPQPPHITPSMISYAGSDFTTASVAKGSSPQSGKDERTINTGKVLKSIFVPNIGWASQLTTGEVWVQFNDGSQLMVQVGVSCITFTSPEGHITRYKENEKLPELVKEKLHCLSTILGLLASPAVRR is encoded by the exons CTGTACAATTACTTTGAGGACAGTAATTATGTGTACCTGGTTCTGGAGATGTGTCACAATGGGGAGATGAGCCGCTACCTGAAGGAGAGGAAAACATCTTTTACAGAGGAAGAGG CGAGGCACTTTATGCATCAGATCGTGAAGGGAATGCTGTACCTCCACACTCATGGGATCATGCACAGGGACCTCACCTTGTCCAACCTCCTTCTCACCACAAGCATGAACATTAAAATCGCAGACTTTGGTTTGGCGACGCAACTTAAACTTCCCAGTGAGAAACACTTCACCATGTGCGGCACACCAAACTACATTTCACCTGAGGTGGCTACACGCAGCGCTCACGGCCTGGAGTCGGACGTTTGGTCGCTGGGCTGCATGTTTTACGCCTTCCTCACGGGCAGACCTCCCTTTGACACGGACACTGTAAAACACACCCTCAATAAGGTGGTTCTGGGAGAATATCAGATGCCCACTCACATATCAGCAGAAGCTCAGGACCTGATTCAGCAGCTTCTGCAAAAGAACCCAGCCCTCAGGCCTAGTCTCTCTGCTGTGCTGGACCACCCCTTTATGACTCAAACCGGTCCCACGGCAAGCAAAGACTCTGGGAGCAGTGACGGAGGGTCCATAGACAGTGGCATAGCCACCATTTCCACTGCCTCCAATGCCACCAATAGCAGCAGCAGCCGGCTACAGAGGAAAACAAGGCAGATAATTGGACAGCCCTTACCCAATCGCATGGCGCCGATCCCCAGCCACTCCCATCATTCAACTAGCTCCGGTTTTAAGAGTGGGCAAGATTGGCAGCCACATTTACAAGATGATTTATCAAGGATGGGTATTGGTAGAGTTCCCATGGGTGCTGACAGCGGACGGCCTCATTCTCGCTACTTGAGACGCGCTCATTCATCAGACCGATCCGGTGCTGGGCATAGCAACGCTCCACAGGATGCAGAGCTGGAGAGATGCCACTCCGAAGAGATGCTTCCAGGGTCAGGACGATTATTTCCATCAACCTCCAGTTACAGAAACGTGCCCCATGGCTACTCTGAGCATGGGCGCCTGCCTTCTCCACCTGTTAAACAGCCTGCAAA ACCTGGATCATCTTTTTCTACATCCACCCATTCAATAAGATCCCAAATGCCTGATTCTCACACTCAGGCCTGGTTCAGCAGCGATG gACCGTTCAAGAGGCCGGCAGACCTGAGCAGTCACAGCAGCACTGGGAGTTTCCATTCTGGACGAGGGCCAGCCGGGACACAAAcctcctgcagtgacaaacccaGCGGCTTTCACTCTCAGCAGCAACCAAACCTTTTCCCCCACAGCAATTCAGGGCCCTGCAGGGAAGATGGGTTTGGATCAGGACACGTGTCAGAATCTCAGGGCTACTCGGATGCACAGTTTTTGGGTCCACCCCTCTCCAAAGGCAAAGCAAACACAGAGAAGAAGGAGAAAGTGTGCCCTAAGAAGAGCTTCCCTCCACTCTGTGCTGCCAGACTCAAGCCCATTAGGCAAAAGACCAAAAACGCTGTG GTCAGTGTCCTGGATTCTGGAGAGGTGTGTATGGAGCTGCTGAAGGGACAAGGAGCTCAGGAGAGAGTCAAAGAAGTACTTAGAATATCCTGTGATGGATCCATG GTTACAGTGTACCAGCCCAATGAAGGGAAAGGCTTTCCTGTGCTGGACCACCCACCCTCACCACCTGAAGACATTCTCATCTGCAGCTATGAGGACTTACCAG aaaaatactggaaGAAATATCAGTATGCCACAAAGTTTGTCCAGTTGGTGAAATCGAAGACCCCTAAAGTCACACTGTATACAAAATTTGCCAAGTGCATGCTGATGGAGAACACTCCTAATGCAGACCTGGAAGTGTGCTTCTATGATG GTGCAAAAACCCATAAGACAAGCGAGCAGATGCGTGTGGTGGAGAAGAATGGGAAATCGTATACAGTGAAGGGTGACGTTGGGCTGAGTGGACTGAGTCCTGAGTGCAGACTCTACATGGAACTCTCTGAGGAG GGGCATCGAATGTGTCTGTCTTTGGAAGCCGCCATCTCTGCTGAGGAACAGCAAAGTGCTAAAAACACTCCATTCTTTCCTATCACTATTGGCAG AAGACCCACCAATCCAGCTTTTTCAGCTTCTCAGCCTCAGTGTTCGTCTGATTCAGGCCCAGCTGCACCTGCAGAGGTGGCTCAGGTGTGCCTCAGTCCACCCCAGCCACCCCATATCACACCATCA ATGATTTCCTATGCAGGATCAGACTTCACCACAGCTAGTGTGGCTAAAGGCAGCTCACCCCAATCGGGAAAAGATGAACGCACTATTAACACAGGAAAGGTGCTGAAGTCTATTTTTGTGCCTAACATTGGCTGGGCCTCTCAG ttaacAACTGGTGAGGTATGGGTTCAGTTTAATGATGGATCCCAGCTGATGGTCCAAGTTGGCGTCTCTTGCATCACTTTTACTTCCCCTGAAGGACACATCACCAG GTATAAAGAGAATGAAAAGTTACCAGAGCTGGTCAAAGAGAAGCTCCACTGTCTCTCCACCATCCTGGGCCTCCTCGCCAGCCCTGCTGTGAGACGCTGA